In the Topomyia yanbarensis strain Yona2022 chromosome 3, ASM3024719v1, whole genome shotgun sequence genome, one interval contains:
- the LOC131686912 gene encoding uncharacterized protein LOC131686912, with protein sequence MDEYLQLGHMGRLDEPVDDVKSYCYLPHHPAFKESIISHQSSVISHQSSAISHQSSVISHQSSVISHQSSVISHQSSVISHQSSVISHQSSVISHQSSVISHQSSVISHQSSVISHQSSVISHQSSVISHQSSVISHQSSVISHQSSVISHQSSVISHQSSVISHQSSVISHQSSVISHQSSVISHQSSVISHQSSVISHQSSVISHQSSVISHQSSVISHQSSVISHQSSVISHQSSVISHQSSVISHQSSVISHQSSVISHQSSVISHQSSVISHQSSVISHQSSVISHQSSVISHQSSVISHQSSVISHQSSVISHQSSVISHQSSVINRQLSPTHSGGPSNKSDKTKNVAQSG encoded by the coding sequence TAATCAGTCATCAGTCATCAGTCATCAGTCATCAGTCATCAGCCATCAGTCATCAGTCATCAGTCATCAGTCATCAGTCATCAGTCATCAGTCATCAGTCATCAGTCATCAGTCATCAGTCATCAGTCATCAGTCATCAGTCATCAGTCATCAGTCATCAGTCATCAGTCATCAGTCATCAGTCATCAGTCATCAGTCATCAGTCATCAGTCATCAGTCATCAGTCATCAGTCATCAGTCATCAGTCATCAGTCATCAGTCATCAGTCATCAGTCATCAGTCATCAGTCATCAGTCATCAGTCATCAGTCATCAGTCATCAGTCATCAGTCATCAGTCATCAGTCATCAGTCATCAGTCATCAGTCATCAGTCATCAGTCATCAGTCATCAGTCATCAGTCATCAGTCATCAGTCATCAGTCATCAGTCATCAGTCATCAGTCATCAGTCATCAGTCATCAGTCATCAGTCATCAGTCATCAGTCATCAGTCATCAGTCATCAGTCATCAGTCATCAGTCATCAGTCATCAGTCATCAGTCATCAGTCATCAGTCATCAGTCATCAGTCATCAGTCATCAGTCATCAGTCATCAGTCATCAGTCATCAGTCATCAGTCATCAGTCATCAGTCATCAGTCATCAGTCATCAGTCATCAGTCATCAGTCATCAGTCATCAGTCATCAGTCATCAGTCATCAGTCATCAGTCATCAGTCATCAGTCATCAGTCATCAGTCATCAGTCATCAGTCATCAGTCATCAGTCATCAGTCATCAGTCATCAGTCATCAGTCATCAGTCATCAGTCATCAGTCATCAGTCATCAGTCATCAGTCATCAGTCATCAGTCATCAGTCATCAGTCATCAGTCATCAGTCATCAGTCATTAACAGGCAATTGTCGCCCACGCACAGTGGCGGGCCTTCGAAcaagtcggacaaaaccaaaaatgttgCCCAATCTGGCTGA